In Neorhizobium galegae, the following proteins share a genomic window:
- a CDS encoding SMP-30/gluconolactonase/LRE family protein — protein MAKVQLEAIEKDVANDTGGVPGVQALTRGIQIVDAVAAEARGLRFTELLDQTQLPKGTLHRLLQALVDERLLHFDTRDQVYRLAPRLFQWAHKVWDNFDLRGAAEPELARLRDLTGEAIRLGVLDGDSILYIDQREVPQPLRLNNGVGSRAAPHASGLGKAILAHLSLEKRRALLDGIELERLTPNTIVNAEELSRQLDLTKARGYAISVDEQHIGISSVAAPVLNHRGEPIGAIGIIGPSFRLPVDRLHAFGRDVIEAARRTSGNFGEFPMSLAVKPRPLGPDRADVRCVIPASTFLGEGPHWSPEHKKLYFVDILAPAVHTGDPVKGTYTSMQVPELIGFVIPRSRGGFVAAMHGEIRGIDLATGDITTISRPESDRPGNRFNDGKCDRRGRLWAGTLAIDTTPDQGRLWRIDPDGRSREMDRGFHVSNGLGWSPDDRTFYFTDTNRQTVYAYDFDIESGEVANRRTFITVPESEGKPDGMTVDAEGFVWVAHWDGWCVTRYDPQGKVERVINLPIPRPTSCVFGGPDMQTLFVTSARIRLSAAQLSEAPLSGSVFSIDTGIKGQAAQMFAG, from the coding sequence ATGGCCAAGGTACAATTGGAAGCGATCGAGAAGGATGTCGCCAACGATACGGGCGGCGTGCCGGGCGTCCAGGCGCTGACGCGCGGGATCCAGATCGTCGATGCCGTGGCGGCAGAAGCCCGCGGCCTGCGCTTCACCGAACTGCTCGACCAGACGCAATTGCCGAAGGGCACGCTGCACCGCCTGCTGCAGGCGCTGGTGGATGAGCGGCTCCTACATTTCGATACCCGCGACCAGGTCTACCGCCTTGCGCCGCGGCTGTTTCAATGGGCCCACAAGGTCTGGGACAATTTTGACCTGCGCGGTGCGGCGGAGCCGGAACTGGCGCGCCTTCGCGACTTGACCGGCGAGGCGATACGTCTTGGCGTGCTCGATGGCGACAGCATTCTCTACATAGACCAGCGGGAGGTGCCGCAGCCGCTGCGGCTCAACAACGGCGTCGGTTCGCGTGCCGCGCCGCATGCGAGCGGGCTCGGCAAGGCGATCCTGGCGCATCTGTCGCTCGAAAAGCGCCGCGCGCTGCTCGACGGCATCGAACTGGAACGGCTGACCCCGAACACGATCGTCAACGCCGAAGAGCTCAGCCGCCAGCTCGATCTCACCAAGGCGCGCGGTTATGCCATCTCGGTCGACGAGCAGCATATCGGCATTTCTTCGGTCGCCGCACCGGTTCTCAACCATCGCGGCGAACCGATTGGCGCGATCGGCATCATCGGCCCGTCCTTCCGCCTGCCGGTCGACAGGCTGCACGCCTTTGGCCGCGACGTCATCGAGGCGGCGCGCCGCACATCCGGCAATTTTGGAGAGTTTCCCATGTCGCTTGCGGTCAAGCCGCGTCCTCTCGGCCCCGATCGCGCCGACGTGCGCTGTGTCATTCCGGCAAGCACGTTTCTCGGCGAGGGCCCGCACTGGTCGCCGGAGCACAAGAAGCTCTATTTCGTCGATATCCTGGCGCCTGCCGTGCATACCGGCGATCCGGTGAAGGGCACCTATACGTCCATGCAGGTGCCGGAACTGATCGGTTTTGTCATCCCTCGCTCGCGCGGCGGCTTTGTCGCCGCTATGCATGGCGAGATCCGCGGTATCGATCTTGCAACCGGCGATATCACGACGATCTCGCGGCCTGAATCCGACCGCCCCGGCAATCGCTTCAACGATGGCAAATGCGATCGTCGCGGCAGGCTCTGGGCCGGTACGCTTGCGATCGACACGACGCCGGACCAGGGGCGGCTCTGGAGGATCGACCCGGACGGGCGGTCGCGGGAGATGGATCGCGGTTTCCACGTCTCGAACGGTCTTGGCTGGAGCCCGGATGACCGCACCTTCTACTTTACCGATACAAACCGGCAGACGGTCTATGCCTATGATTTCGATATCGAAAGCGGCGAAGTCGCCAATCGCCGGACCTTTATCACGGTGCCGGAGTCCGAAGGCAAGCCGGACGGTATGACGGTCGATGCGGAAGGTTTCGTCTGGGTCGCCCATTGGGACGGCTGGTGTGTTACCCGCTACGATCCGCAGGGCAAGGTGGAGCGGGTGATCAACCTGCCGATACCGCGCCCGACAAGCTGCGTCTTCGGCGGTCCCGACATGCAGACCCTGTTCGTGACGTCCGCCCGCATCCGGCTGTCGGCAGCGCAGCTTTCCGAAGCGCCGCTCTCCGGCAGCGTGTTTTCCATCGATACCGGCATCAAGGGGCAAGCAGCCCAGATGTTCGCGGGCTGA
- a CDS encoding SDR family oxidoreductase has product MTIHPELTAKVQVEAAKYPSLKGRGVLITGGGSGIGASLVEHFCAQGCKVGFLDLNADVADETAEVVARKTGNKPFYGTSDVRDIDALKEGIEALRSEIGPIRVLVNNAGNDDRMPIEEVTPEYWDERFQTNLRHQFFAVQAVMPEMAESGGGSVINMGSISWMRGAAGLIFYTTAKSAVMGMTKSLARELGTRNIRVNSIAPGWVLTERQVERAKRVYQGKFSEYLEVQCLKEHLLPPDIARMALFLAADDSRLITSQTFIVDGGVV; this is encoded by the coding sequence ATGACCATCCATCCGGAACTCACCGCAAAGGTTCAGGTGGAGGCCGCGAAATACCCCAGCCTCAAGGGCAGGGGCGTGCTGATCACCGGCGGCGGTTCGGGTATCGGCGCCTCGCTGGTCGAGCATTTTTGCGCCCAGGGCTGCAAAGTCGGGTTCCTCGACCTTAATGCCGATGTCGCTGACGAGACGGCCGAGGTAGTCGCGCGAAAGACCGGCAACAAGCCGTTCTATGGTACCTCGGACGTGCGCGACATCGACGCCCTGAAGGAAGGAATCGAGGCACTGCGATCCGAGATCGGCCCTATCCGGGTGCTCGTCAACAATGCCGGCAATGACGATCGCATGCCGATCGAGGAGGTGACGCCGGAATACTGGGACGAGCGGTTCCAGACCAATCTGCGCCACCAGTTCTTCGCGGTTCAGGCCGTCATGCCGGAAATGGCGGAATCTGGCGGCGGGTCGGTCATCAACATGGGCTCGATCTCCTGGATGCGCGGTGCTGCGGGCCTGATCTTCTATACGACCGCGAAATCCGCGGTCATGGGCATGACCAAGTCGCTCGCCCGGGAACTCGGGACACGCAATATCCGCGTCAATTCGATCGCGCCCGGCTGGGTGCTGACCGAACGCCAGGTGGAGCGCGCCAAGCGCGTCTACCAGGGCAAGTTTTCCGAATACCTCGAGGTCCAGTGCCTCAAGGAGCATCTGCTGCCGCCCGATATCGCCCGCATGGCGCTGTTTCTGGCGGCGGATGATTCCCGCCTCATCACGTCACAGACATTCATCGTCGATGGAGGCGTCGTCTAA
- a CDS encoding carbohydrate ABC transporter permease: MAVIENNVGAYPVSPHANRGGLKAGQNRIGLLLLLPAAIAFAAVILYPFLSALGLSLFEYTVEMMEPRFIGFENFVKIASDPDVWAAFWTTAIYVALTTTGTLVAGLGWALIMNQPFAGRAVLRSLSLLPWVLPSTVSAFIWGWIFNSRYGVLNAFLMELGLIDYPQAWLSTPEGAMLAVVLTKVWLSIPLFMSFFLAGLQNLDKEQIDAARVDGAGNWAVLRDHILPHLRPVLMIVVVLGVIGNLQQFDTIYALTGGGPVRATTVLSVEVYRRAFEQWDIGFASAVGVLWVAALLPPAFLYLRMLVKGN; encoded by the coding sequence ATGGCCGTGATCGAAAACAATGTCGGAGCCTATCCGGTCTCGCCGCATGCGAACCGGGGCGGCCTGAAAGCCGGGCAGAACCGCATCGGGCTTCTTCTGCTGCTGCCGGCTGCGATCGCCTTTGCCGCGGTCATCCTCTATCCGTTCCTGTCAGCCCTCGGTCTGTCGCTGTTCGAATACACCGTCGAGATGATGGAGCCGCGCTTCATCGGCTTCGAGAATTTTGTGAAGATCGCATCCGATCCGGATGTCTGGGCGGCGTTCTGGACGACCGCCATCTATGTGGCGCTGACGACGACCGGGACGCTGGTCGCCGGTCTCGGCTGGGCGTTGATCATGAACCAGCCGTTTGCTGGCCGCGCTGTGTTGCGCTCGCTGTCGCTGCTGCCCTGGGTGCTGCCGTCGACGGTCAGCGCCTTCATCTGGGGCTGGATCTTCAATTCCCGCTACGGCGTGCTGAACGCCTTCCTGATGGAACTGGGCCTGATCGACTATCCGCAGGCCTGGCTTTCGACGCCTGAAGGCGCCATGCTCGCCGTGGTGCTGACCAAGGTCTGGCTGTCCATCCCGCTTTTCATGTCCTTCTTCCTCGCCGGCCTGCAGAACCTCGACAAGGAGCAGATCGATGCCGCCCGCGTCGACGGCGCCGGCAACTGGGCGGTGCTGCGCGACCATATCCTGCCGCACCTGCGCCCGGTCCTGATGATCGTCGTGGTTCTCGGCGTGATCGGCAATCTGCAGCAGTTCGACACGATCTATGCGCTGACCGGCGGCGGGCCGGTGCGGGCGACGACGGTGCTCTCCGTCGAGGTCTATCGCCGCGCCTTCGAGCAGTGGGATATCGGCTTTGCCTCCGCCGTCGGCGTGCTGTGGGTCGCGGCACTCCTGCCGCCCGCATTCCTCTATCTGCGCATGCTGGTGAAAGGAAACTGA
- a CDS encoding ABC transporter ATP-binding protein has protein sequence MAKLELQGIRKSFGSAEVLKGIDLTVEDGEFVAFVGPSGCGKSTLLRLICGLDEITSGQMAIDGELVNDVPPAKRGIAMVFQSYALYPHMTVAENMGYALRLAGTPKSEINSRVTQAAKKLRIDTYLERKPRQLSGGQRQRVAIGRAIVREPRIFLFDEPLSNLDASLRVEMRIEIARMKDTLGTTMVYVTHDQIEAMTLADKIVVLNSGRVEQIGSPLDLYNKPVNRFVAGFIGSPRMNFLKLGARRGEGVFAVPGGDVRLPRDLSSTPVEIGIRPEHVELVSRGAPDSLAGTVTMTEHLGSDTYAYVALEGSEEMVVVRLSGDRAVKRGEPIGVHVDPAMIHVFSADGLSLASARPVALEAA, from the coding sequence ATGGCCAAGCTTGAACTTCAAGGCATCCGCAAATCCTTCGGCTCGGCCGAAGTTCTGAAGGGCATCGACCTGACGGTCGAGGACGGCGAATTCGTCGCCTTCGTCGGGCCATCGGGCTGCGGAAAATCGACGCTCCTGCGGCTCATCTGCGGCCTCGACGAGATCACGTCCGGCCAGATGGCGATCGACGGCGAACTGGTGAACGACGTGCCGCCGGCCAAGCGCGGCATTGCCATGGTCTTCCAATCCTATGCGCTCTATCCGCATATGACGGTTGCCGAGAACATGGGTTATGCGCTTCGTCTTGCCGGCACGCCCAAGTCGGAAATCAACAGCCGCGTCACCCAGGCCGCCAAGAAACTCCGCATCGATACCTATCTGGAGCGCAAGCCCCGCCAGCTCTCGGGAGGCCAGCGCCAGCGCGTCGCGATCGGCCGCGCCATCGTGCGCGAACCGCGGATCTTCCTGTTCGACGAGCCGCTTTCCAACCTCGACGCCTCGCTGCGCGTCGAGATGCGCATCGAGATCGCCCGGATGAAGGATACGCTTGGCACGACCATGGTCTACGTCACTCACGACCAGATCGAGGCGATGACGCTGGCCGACAAGATCGTGGTGCTGAATTCCGGTCGGGTGGAGCAGATCGGCTCGCCGCTCGACCTCTACAACAAGCCGGTCAACCGCTTCGTCGCGGGCTTCATCGGGTCGCCGCGCATGAACTTCCTGAAACTCGGCGCGAGGAGAGGCGAAGGCGTCTTTGCCGTTCCGGGCGGAGACGTGCGTCTGCCGCGTGACCTGTCTTCGACCCCTGTCGAAATTGGCATCCGGCCGGAGCATGTGGAGCTGGTGAGCCGTGGCGCCCCGGATTCGCTCGCTGGGACCGTCACCATGACCGAACATCTCGGCAGCGACACCTATGCCTATGTGGCGCTCGAAGGCTCCGAGGAGATGGTCGTCGTGCGGCTTTCCGGCGACCGGGCCGTCAAGCGCGGGGAACCGATCGGCGTTCATGTCGATCCGGCCATGATCCACGTCTTTTCCGCCGATGGCCTGTCATTGGCTTCGGCGCGTCCAGTTGCCCTGGAGGCTGCATGA
- a CDS encoding ABC transporter substrate-binding protein — protein sequence MNTFTRLIGTAAVALALGSGAAKAADLSFMSFTYAEEANKAIVQGVLDNFQKAEKLTVEPLGFAWGDMQKNIFLRARSKTLPDIAQLSERWLPTFASLDSLVDLNTVYGKDKLEAAFAPDALAMGNINGKQLALPLLSGSIGMVANKEVLAKAGINDAPKTVDDFKKALVAVRDKVPNSVPYSMATKNNGSILIDFMVWNWVHGGRIIDDAGKVVVDSQKSRDALTFMVGLMKDRLAAPEIDRPDSRRLLAQGASAFYLDAPQTRTFLRDFSGKGQAFDANVLPMPTPVLKAGDKPVSVQWGHLLVQFAVGGKAKADDPADKFLTYIISDKVQTDLPLKMSALPVTKSARAAVAEDAYLKNWSAATGDARRNEVGIWSNAADLTNIIGEEVQGALLGQKSADEAIKSMQARLTTSMEKAKKSE from the coding sequence ATGAATACCTTTACCAGACTGATCGGCACCGCCGCCGTCGCGCTTGCGCTCGGCTCGGGTGCCGCCAAGGCAGCCGATCTCAGCTTCATGAGCTTCACTTACGCGGAGGAGGCCAACAAGGCGATCGTCCAGGGCGTCCTGGATAATTTTCAGAAGGCCGAGAAGCTGACGGTCGAGCCGCTCGGCTTCGCCTGGGGCGACATGCAGAAGAACATCTTTTTGCGCGCCCGGTCGAAGACCCTGCCCGATATCGCCCAGCTTTCCGAACGCTGGCTGCCGACCTTCGCGAGCCTCGATAGTCTCGTCGACCTGAACACGGTCTATGGCAAGGACAAGCTGGAAGCGGCTTTCGCGCCGGATGCGCTCGCCATGGGCAATATCAACGGCAAGCAGCTTGCACTGCCGCTTCTGTCCGGTTCGATCGGCATGGTGGCCAACAAGGAAGTTCTCGCCAAGGCCGGCATCAATGACGCTCCGAAGACCGTCGACGACTTCAAGAAAGCCCTGGTCGCGGTGCGCGACAAGGTACCCAACTCGGTGCCGTACTCCATGGCGACGAAGAACAACGGCTCGATCCTCATCGACTTCATGGTCTGGAACTGGGTGCATGGCGGCCGGATCATCGATGATGCCGGCAAGGTCGTCGTCGACAGTCAGAAGAGCCGCGATGCGCTCACCTTCATGGTCGGCCTGATGAAGGACCGGTTGGCGGCTCCGGAAATCGATCGTCCGGACTCGCGCCGCCTGCTGGCGCAGGGCGCTTCAGCCTTCTATCTCGACGCGCCGCAAACCCGGACCTTCCTGCGTGATTTCTCCGGCAAAGGCCAAGCCTTCGACGCCAACGTGCTGCCGATGCCGACGCCCGTGCTGAAGGCCGGGGACAAGCCTGTTTCCGTCCAGTGGGGGCATCTGCTCGTGCAGTTCGCCGTCGGCGGCAAGGCTAAGGCAGACGATCCGGCCGACAAGTTCCTGACCTACATCATTTCGGACAAGGTGCAGACGGACCTTCCGTTGAAGATGAGCGCGCTGCCGGTCACCAAGTCCGCCCGCGCGGCGGTTGCCGAGGACGCTTACCTCAAGAACTGGTCGGCGGCGACGGGTGACGCCCGCCGCAACGAAGTCGGCATCTGGTCGAATGCTGCCGACCTCACCAACATCATCGGCGAGGAAGTGCAGGGTGCATTGCTCGGCCAGAAGTCTGCCGATGAGGCCATCAAGTCCATGCAGGCCCGGCTGACGACCAGCATGGAGAAGGCCAAGAAATCTGAGTAG